The Vicinamibacteria bacterium genome segment GGATGCCGATAGCGTGTCAGGGTTCGTCATTGAGAAGCTGTGTCGATGGATGTGGTCAGCCTAACGGTGCGTTTCAGCGGCGGCGCGTCGACGTCGGTCCCGAAGGCGATGACCTCTCGATTGAGCTCTTCATCCCAAGAAAACTCAGCGCCGGCCGTTGCAACGCAATGTTATGTGGTCACCTATTTGAGCCCCAATTGTTGGCGTATGAGTTCGCAGAGAGTGTTCTTGATTTCCCGATGCCGCGGGACTGGCGCTCTGCGTCCGTTGGTTGGGTTGAGGAATATGTCGTGTCGCCCGCCAGACCGATGAAGCTGACACCCAGCCTTCTCGAGTTCCCTGACGAACTCCTTACGGTTCAAACCTAGACCTGGATTTCGTCCGTCTGGACTGGCGTACCTGTTGGCGGTTGCTGGTCTTCCTGCAACAAGTGGTAGGCATCCTTCAGGTTCTCCTTGAGGTCCGCCAAGGTCTCCCCTTGGCTAAAGACACCCGGCATCTCCTTGAGCCTGCCCACATACCAGTCCTCATCCATCCAGTATTCGAGCGTGAACGTTGCCATATGACTATTATGCTCCCGTTTGCCGATCTCCATCTAAACAGGGCCGTTCAGCTGCGAGCGGAGAAACGCCTTCGCTCCATTACTGGGAGTCCAGCGGCGATGCAGCGGTGGACCTCGTCATCGAGCGCGGCGCGAATGTGTACGGTCTCGAGACCAAATCGACCGCGACGCCGGTCCCGAGGCATGCCGAAGGTCTCCTCAAGTGGTTGAAACTAGCCGGTGCTTCGGCCAAAGGAGCGCTTGCCTGTCGCGTCGACCGGCCGACCAGCCTCCGCAAGAGTGTTCGGACGGTTCTCTGGCACCTCGCTTGGTAAACGACCCGCGTTCTCTTCATCGTGCTGCTCGGCGCGGCTTTCCACCCCGCGCGTGCATTAGCGCCTATGCGTCGCTCGCGAGAGCCGACTGAAGATTCATCGCTCGCCTCGGGGTGCGGGCTCGTCACGAGGTCACTCGGCATGAATCAGCTCGACTGTGATTTTCGCAGACAGCTCATAGAGGTCGGTGCGCCGATCCTGCAGAGGGCGGACGCTGCCGACGTGTCGTTGCTGGTTGAGGCTTCCGAGATCGATCTCGCTGATGACCACTGTCTCGATGTTGGGCTCGGCCTCGGCTAGCTTGGCCTCGAGCGGAAACGAGAAGTCGCTCGGCGTGTAGATGCCGGCCTGGCCGTAGTTGATCAAATAGGGACGCACCGCAGGCAGGGTACCGACGTTTCCCGAAAGAACGACGTAGATGTAGTTCTCGACGGCGCGCGACTGAGCACAGTAGCGAACGCGAAAGTAGGA includes the following:
- a CDS encoding type II toxin-antitoxin system HicA family toxin; protein product: MNRKEFVRELEKAGCQLHRSGGRHDIFLNPTNGRRAPVPRHREIKNTLCELIRQQLGLK
- a CDS encoding type II toxin-antitoxin system HicB family antitoxin; the protein is MATFTLEYWMDEDWYVGRLKEMPGVFSQGETLADLKENLKDAYHLLQEDQQPPTGTPVQTDEIQV